The stretch of DNA GGAGCACGAGATCGATGCCCGCGACACCAAGCTTGGTGCCGAGGAAATCACCCGTGACATCCCGAACGTGTCCGAGGAAGTCCTGGCCGGCCTGGACGAGCGTGGCATCATCCACATCGGTGCCGAGGTTGAAGCCGGTGACATCCTGGTCGGAAAGGTCACACCCAAGGGTGAAACCGAACTGACTCCGGAAGAGCGCCTGCTGCGCGCCATCTTCGGTGAGAAGTCCCGCGAAGTGCGCGACACCTCCCTGAAGGTTCCGCACGGCGAGTCCGGCACCGTCATCGGTGTCCGCGTCTTCGACCGCGACAACGACGACGAGCTGCCCCCGGGCGTGAACCAGCTGGTCCGCGTCTACGTCGCCGCCAAGCGCAAGATCACCGACGGCGACAAGCTCGCCGGCCGCCACGGCAACAAGGGTGTCATCTCCAAGATCCTGCCGATCGAGGACATGCCCTTCCTTGCCGACGGTACCCCCGTTGATATTGTCCTGAACCCGCTGGGTGTTCCGGGCCGTATGAACGTCGGCCAGGTGCTCGAAACGCACCTCGGCTGGGTTGCCAAGACCGGTTGGAAGATCGAAGGCGAGCCCGAGTGGGTCAAGCAGCTGCCGAACCTGCCGCGCGAGAGTGGCTCGACCACTGTTGCAACGCCGGTCTTCGACGGTGCCCGTGAGGAAGAAATCACCGGCCTGCTCGACTCCACCAACGTCACCCGCGACGGCGACCGCCTGATCAACTCCTCGGGCAAGACCCGCTTGTTCGACGGCCGCTCCGGCGAGCCGTTCCCGGATCCGATCTCGGTCGGCTACATGTACATCCTGAAGCTCCACCACCTGGTGGACGACAAGATCCACGCACGCTCCACCGGTCCGTACTCCATGATCACGCAGCAGCCGCTGGGTGGTAAGGCGCAGTTCGGTGGCCAGCGCTTCGGTGAAATGGAAGTGTGGGCGCTCGAGGCTTACGGCGCCGCGTACACGCTCCAGGAACTCCTCACGATCAAGTCGGATGACATCCATGGTCGCGTGAAGGTCTACGAAGCCATCGTCAAGGGCGAGAACATCCCGGAGCCGGGTGTTCCTGAGTCCTTCAAGGTCTTGATCAAGGAAATGCAGTCGCTGTGCCTGAACGTGGAAGTGCTTTCCACGGACGGAACCACAATTGAAATGCGTGACTCTGATGACGCAGTCTTCACGGCTGCGGAAGAACTGGGCATCGATCTGTCTCGTGCAGAGCCCAGTTCCGTAGAAGAGGTCTAGCAGGTGATGTCCGACGGCGGGCCACCACCCGCCGTCGGACCTCACCTCCCTCTTCCCGTAACCCAAGACTTCAGAATTTAGAGAACAAGAGAGAACAGGGACCATATGTCCAGCGAATCCTCCTTCGGCCTCATGCAGATCGGCCTCGCCACCGCGGAAGACATCCGTGGCTGGTCTTACGGCGAGGTTAAGAAGCCGGAAACCATCAACTACCGCACGCTCAAGCCCGAGAAGGACGGCCTCTTCTGCGAGAAGATCTTCGGCCCGTCCCGGGACTGGGAATGCTACTGCGGTAAGTACAAGCGCGTGCGCTTCAAGGGCATCATCTGTGAGCGGTGTGGCGTTGAGGTCACCCGCGCGAAGGTGCGCCGTGAGCGCATGGGCCACATCGAGCTGGCCGCACCGGTCACGCACATCTGGTACTTCAAGGGTGTCCCGTCCCGCCTGGGCTACCTCCTTGACCTGGCACCGAAGGACCTCGAAAAGGTCATCTACTTCGCCGCCTACATGATCACGAGCGTCGACGCCGACAGCCGCCACGAGGAACTGCCCAACCTGCAGGTTGAGCACGACATCGAGAAGAAGCAGCTGATCGACAACCGCGACTCGGACATCGCCACGATCGCCCGCGACCTGGAGAACGAGCTTGCCCGTCTCGAGGGCGAAGGCGCTAAGGCTGCCGACAAGAAGAAGGCCCGCGACTCCGCTGACCGCCAGATGGCCAACGTCCGCAAGCGCGCGGATGCTGAAATCGAACGGCTCGAGCAGGTCTGGGACCGCTTCAAGAACCTGAAGGTCGCCGACCTCGAAGGCGACGAAGGCCTGTACCGCGAGCTGCGCGACCGCTACGGCATGTACTTCGAAGGCTCCATGGGTGCCGAGGCCATCAAGAAGCGCCTTGAGGGCTTCGACATGCAGGCCGAGTCCGACATGCTCCGCGACATCATCGCCAACGGCAAGGGCCAGCGCAAGACCCGCGCCCTGAAGCGGCTCAAGGTGGTCAACGCTTTCCTGACGACCAACAACAGCCCGCTCGGCATGGTGCTCGACGCCGTTCCGGTGATCCCGCCGGAACTGCGCCCGATGGTCCAGCTGGACGGTGGCCGCTTCGCGACCTCCGACCTCAACGACCTCTACCGCCGCGTGATCAACCGCAACAACCGCCTCAAGCGCCTGCTTGATCTCGGTGCCCCGGAGATCATCGTCAACAACGAGAAGCGCATGCTTCAGGAAGCTGTTGACAGCCTCTTCGACAACGGCCGCCGCGGCCGTCCGGTCACCGGACCGGGCAACCGTCCGCTGAAGTCCCTGAGCGACATGCTCAAGGGCAAGCAGGGCCGTTTCCGCCAGAACCTCCTCGGCAAGCGCGTCGACTACTCCGGCCGTTCGGTCATCGTCGTCGGCCCGCAGCTGAAGCTGCACCAGTGTGGCCTGCCCAAGCAGATGGCGCTGGAGCTCTTCAAGCCGTTCGTGATGAAGCGCCTGGTTGACCTCAACCACGCGCAGAACATCAAGTCGGCCAAGCGGATGGTCGAGCGCTACCGCCCGCAGGTCTGGGATGTCCTCGAAGAGATCATCACCGAGCACCCCGTGCTGCTGAACCGTGCACCCACCCTGCACCGCCTCGGCATCCAAGCGTTCGAACCGCAGCTCGTCGAAGGTAAGGCAATCCAGCTTCACCCGCTGGTCTGTGGCGCCTTCAATGCTGACTTCGACGGCGACCAGATGGCGGTGCACCTGCCGCTGAGCCCCGAAGCCCAGGCTGAGGCCCGCATCCTGATGCTGTCCTCGAACAACATCCTGAAGCCGTCCGACGGCCGCCCGGTGACGCTGCCTTCGCAGGATATGATCATCGGCCTCTACCACCTGACCACCAAGCGTGTCGGTTCAGCTGGCGAAGGCCGGGTCTTCTCCTCCGTTTCGGAAGCCATCATGGCGTTCGACCTGCATGAGCTGCACCTGAACTCGCAGGTCAAGATCCGTCTCGAAGGCTTCGTCCCGTACGCCGGCTGGGAAGCTCCGGAAGGCTGGGAGCCGGGTCAGACCGCTCTCGTCCAGACCTCCCTGGGCCAGGTCCTCTTCAACGAGACCCTGCCCGAGGACTACCCCTGGGTTGAAGCCGTTGCCGACAAGGGCGAACTGTCCCGCATCGTCAACGACCTCGCCGAGCGCTACCCGAAGGTTGTCACCGCGGCGACGCTGGACAACCTGAAGGATGCCGGTTTCTACTGGGCCACCCGTTCGGGCGTCACCGTTGCCATCTCCGACATCGAGGTGCCGGCCGCAAAGCCGCAGATCCTTGCCGGTTACGAGGAGCGGGCCGCCAAGATCCAGGGCCAGTACGACAAGGGCCTGATCGACGACGACGAGCGTCGCCAGGAACTGATCGAGATCTGGAACAAGGCAACCAACGAGATCGCCCAGGCCATGCGTGACAGCCTGTCGCCGATGAACACCATCAACCGCATGGTGTCCTCCGGTGCACGTGGTAACTGGATGCAGGTCCGCCAGATCGCGGGTATCCGTGGCCTGGTGGCCAACCCTAAGGGTGAGATCATCCCGCGTCCGATCAAGTCCTCCTACCGCGAGGGCCTGTCGGTGCTGGAGTACTTCATCGCCACCCACGGTGCCCGTAAGGGCCTGGCTGACACCGCGCTGCGTACCGCCAACTCGGGTTACCTGACCCGTCGTCTGGTGGACGTTTCGCAGGACGTCATTGTCCGTGAAGAGGACTGCGGCACCGAGCGCGGCCTGGTCACGGCAATCGCCGTGGCTGACGCCAACGGTGAGCTGGTACTGGACGAGAACGTCGAGAACAGCGCCTACGCCCGTACGCTGGCCGTGGATGTCGTTGACTCCAAGGGCAACGTCCTGGCCGCCGGCGGCACCGACTGCGGCGACGTCGTCATTGCCGAACTGTTCGCAGCCGGCATCACCGAGGTCAAGGTCCGCTCCGTACTCACCTGTGAGTCCAGCGTCGGTACCTGCGCCCTGTGCTACGGCCGTTCGCTGGCCACGGGCAAGACCGTCGACATCGGTGAGGCAGTGGGCATCATCGCCGCACAGTCCATCGGTGAGCCGGGCACCCAGCTGACCATGCGTACGTTCCACACCGGTGGTGCCGTCTCCGCCAGCGGCGGCGACGACATCACCCAGGGTCTGCCCCGTATCCAGGAGCTCTTCGAAGCCCGTACTCCGAAGGGTGTCGCACCGATTGCAGAAGCAGCCGGACGCATCACCATCGAAGAGTCCGAGCGCCAGATGCGCCTCGTCATCACCCCCGATGACGGATCCGAAGAGATCGCCTACCCGGTACTGCGCCGTTCACGTCTTCTCATCGAAGACGGCG from Arthrobacter sp. B3I9 encodes:
- a CDS encoding DNA-directed RNA polymerase subunit beta', whose amino-acid sequence is MSSESSFGLMQIGLATAEDIRGWSYGEVKKPETINYRTLKPEKDGLFCEKIFGPSRDWECYCGKYKRVRFKGIICERCGVEVTRAKVRRERMGHIELAAPVTHIWYFKGVPSRLGYLLDLAPKDLEKVIYFAAYMITSVDADSRHEELPNLQVEHDIEKKQLIDNRDSDIATIARDLENELARLEGEGAKAADKKKARDSADRQMANVRKRADAEIERLEQVWDRFKNLKVADLEGDEGLYRELRDRYGMYFEGSMGAEAIKKRLEGFDMQAESDMLRDIIANGKGQRKTRALKRLKVVNAFLTTNNSPLGMVLDAVPVIPPELRPMVQLDGGRFATSDLNDLYRRVINRNNRLKRLLDLGAPEIIVNNEKRMLQEAVDSLFDNGRRGRPVTGPGNRPLKSLSDMLKGKQGRFRQNLLGKRVDYSGRSVIVVGPQLKLHQCGLPKQMALELFKPFVMKRLVDLNHAQNIKSAKRMVERYRPQVWDVLEEIITEHPVLLNRAPTLHRLGIQAFEPQLVEGKAIQLHPLVCGAFNADFDGDQMAVHLPLSPEAQAEARILMLSSNNILKPSDGRPVTLPSQDMIIGLYHLTTKRVGSAGEGRVFSSVSEAIMAFDLHELHLNSQVKIRLEGFVPYAGWEAPEGWEPGQTALVQTSLGQVLFNETLPEDYPWVEAVADKGELSRIVNDLAERYPKVVTAATLDNLKDAGFYWATRSGVTVAISDIEVPAAKPQILAGYEERAAKIQGQYDKGLIDDDERRQELIEIWNKATNEIAQAMRDSLSPMNTINRMVSSGARGNWMQVRQIAGIRGLVANPKGEIIPRPIKSSYREGLSVLEYFIATHGARKGLADTALRTANSGYLTRRLVDVSQDVIVREEDCGTERGLVTAIAVADANGELVLDENVENSAYARTLAVDVVDSKGNVLAAGGTDCGDVVIAELFAAGITEVKVRSVLTCESSVGTCALCYGRSLATGKTVDIGEAVGIIAAQSIGEPGTQLTMRTFHTGGAVSASGGDDITQGLPRIQELFEARTPKGVAPIAEAAGRITIEESERQMRLVITPDDGSEEIAYPVLRRSRLLIEDGEHVSVGQKLINGPVDPKQVLRIMGPRAAQKFLVDEVQGVYRSQGIGIHDKHVEVIVRQMLRRVTVIESGDSDLLPGELAERSRFEDANRRVVSEGKTPASGRPELMGITKASLATESWLSAASFQETTRVLTQAAMEGKSDPLLGLKENVIIGKLIPAGTGLPRYTEITVEPTEEAKANLFTGPSAFSDFSYDSLGGDGAPEFHAIPLDDYDLGSDFR